In Salvelinus namaycush isolate Seneca unplaced genomic scaffold, SaNama_1.0 Scaffold3062, whole genome shotgun sequence, the DNA window TGACCATATAGTAACCtgaggctcgtatttctgtgtgtttattataattaagtatttctgtgtgtttattataattaagtctatgatttgatatttgatagagcagtctgactgagcgatggtaggcagcagcaggctcgtaagcattcattcaaacagtcctttcctgcgttttgccagcagctcttagcaatgcttgaagcacagcgctgttgatgacttcaagcctatcaactccccaGATTAGGTGGCAATactagtgcctataagaacatccaatagtcaaaaggtTTATGAAATACAAaggtagagagaaatagtcaacgcgtcataattcctataataactacgaCCTAAAACTTCTGAACTGGGAATATtgaccagctttcatatgttctcatgttctgagcaaggaactgaaacgttagctttctgacatggcacatattgcacttttactttcttctccaacactgtgtttttgcattatttaaaccaaattgaacatatttcattatttatGAGACTTAAATAGATGTAttaaagttaaaataagtgttcattcagtattgttgtaattgtcattattacaaacatacataaaaaataaaaataaaaaaccggCCGATTAATTCGGTATTGTCTTTTTGGTTCCTCCAATAAAATGGGGTGGACCTGTAGTTCATAGCGTACCTCTTCCCAGAGGGGCAGTCCTGTCCGATGCCGTACGCCAGTAGAGCAGCAGCCGGCTCGTGGATCAGCCTCAACACACGGAACCCTGCCGCCTCCGCTGCCGCCCTCAACGCCGCCTTCTGAGCATGTGCGAACTCAAAGGGGACAGTGATGACAGCCTCTGTGACATCAGCGCCCAAGGCCGACTGGGCCGTCTCTATGGAAACAACAACAGATGAGAGGGTGGCCCAGTCCCAAGTGGACCTCTGGTAGTACTCCCTACCCGCAGGACAGCTGACGTGTTTTCACAGGTGGAAGGAGTTTGACAATAGTTTTAACTTGCTCCCTGATAGGCCGCCATATTGCTTAGACCCATTCAATCATCTGGGATCTCCACTAGTGCACAGCGTCAGGGGGGGGTCTGGGATCTCCACTAGTGCAcagcgtcagggggggggggtctgggatCTCCACTAGTGCACagcgtcgggggggggggggggggggatctgggATCTCCACTAGCGCAGAGCGTCGGGGGGGGGTCTGGGATCTCCACTAGTGCACAGCGTCAGGGGGGATCTGGGATCTCCACTAGTGCACAGCGTCAGGGGGGGGTCTGGGATCTCCACTAGTGCAcagcgtcagggggggggggtctgggatCTCCACTAGTGCACAGCGTCAGGGGGGGATCTGGGATCTCCACTAGCGCAGAGCGTCGGGGGGGGGGTCTGGGATCTCCACTAGTGCACAGCGTTAGGGCCCCCCACTGGGACAGTGTGTTCGAACCTTTCATCTTGTGTAGGATGAGTTTGGCGACATCTTGTGGAGCCACATGTCTGGTCGTCTCTCCAGTCATCTCATACATCGGCTTCTCTCCCTTGTTGACCAACTGAAACACATCAGATTCTCTATTATACAATATCACTGACAACGCAGTGTCGGGTAGTCTGACAACGCAGTGTCGGGTAGTCTGACAACGCAGTGTCGGGTAGTCTGACAACGCAGTGTCGGGTAGTCTGACAACGCAGTGTCGGGTAGTCTGA includes these proteins:
- the LOC120039887 gene encoding heat shock 70 kDa protein 14-like is translated as MAAIGVHFGYTCACVAIFKDGRAEVVANDAGDRVTPAVVAYRDTEQIVGIAAKQGRVRNAANTVVKVKQVLGRSFEDPEVQTHKAESKCPLVNKGEKPMYEMTGETTRHVAPQDVAKLILHKMKETAQSALGADVTEAVITVPFEFAHAQKAALRAAAEAAGFRVLRLIHEPAAALLAYGIGQDCPSGKRYAMNY